In Synergistaceae bacterium, a single window of DNA contains:
- the coaBC gene encoding bifunctional phosphopantothenoylcysteine decarboxylase/phosphopantothenate--cysteine ligase CoaBC — protein MPGWKRNRRAVLGIAGGISAYKAPEIVRALTKAECEVEVVLTEGGERFVSPLTLSTLAGRRAWCGRDFLSDDHGWRIPHISLADWAEIVVVAPCTAETLANTAQGRGKELLGSLILATRAPVLLCPAMNVDMLANAATSTNIETLKERGLFILDPDAGPLACGYEGKGRLPATEVIMEETWRILCPHDDLAGKRVLVTAGPTHEYLDPVRFIGNPSSGKMGLAVARAAWYRGAEVTLVLGPSSLTNLAGLDVVKVVSAEEMREVVMTRSGDADYIVKAAAVGDFRPASFADEKIKRGDRETTTIDLVQNTDIAAALGATKRPGQVLVGFAAESHDIVQNAVGKMGRKKLDYIVANDITDPRSGFGVDTNTVRILGADGASSVFTGSKEDVAEEIWNTITLG, from the coding sequence ATGCCCGGGTGGAAGAGGAATAGACGGGCGGTCCTCGGTATTGCCGGAGGCATCTCCGCCTACAAGGCGCCCGAGATCGTCAGGGCTCTGACGAAGGCGGAGTGCGAGGTCGAGGTCGTTCTCACCGAGGGAGGAGAGAGGTTCGTCAGCCCTCTGACCCTTTCGACCCTCGCCGGCAGGCGCGCCTGGTGCGGAAGGGATTTTCTGTCCGACGACCACGGCTGGAGGATACCCCACATCTCGCTTGCTGATTGGGCCGAGATAGTGGTCGTCGCCCCCTGTACCGCCGAGACTCTTGCCAACACCGCCCAGGGCAGGGGAAAGGAGCTGCTAGGCTCGCTGATCCTTGCGACGCGCGCCCCGGTACTGCTCTGCCCGGCGATGAACGTGGACATGCTCGCCAACGCCGCCACGTCGACCAACATCGAGACCCTGAAGGAGAGAGGCCTCTTCATTCTGGACCCGGACGCCGGCCCGCTGGCCTGCGGGTACGAGGGCAAGGGTCGCCTGCCCGCCACGGAAGTGATAATGGAGGAGACCTGGCGGATTCTCTGTCCGCATGACGATCTCGCTGGAAAGCGGGTCCTCGTAACAGCCGGGCCGACCCACGAGTACCTCGATCCCGTGCGCTTCATCGGCAACCCCAGCTCCGGGAAGATGGGACTGGCGGTCGCCAGGGCGGCGTGGTACAGGGGCGCCGAGGTGACCCTCGTGTTGGGTCCGTCCTCGTTGACGAACCTGGCCGGCCTTGACGTCGTAAAGGTCGTCTCGGCCGAGGAGATGAGGGAGGTGGTCATGACCCGATCCGGAGACGCGGACTACATAGTCAAGGCCGCCGCCGTAGGGGATTTTCGTCCCGCCTCGTTCGCGGACGAGAAGATCAAGAGGGGCGACCGTGAGACGACGACCATCGACCTCGTCCAGAACACGGACATAGCCGCTGCCCTCGGAGCCACGAAGAGACCGGGACAGGTGCTGGTCGGCTTCGCCGCAGAGAGCCACGACATCGTCCAGAATGCCGTCGGTAAGATGGGGAGGAAGAAACTGGATTACATCGTCGCCAACGACATAACCGATCCCCGGTCCGGCTTCGGGGTAGACACGAACACCGTGCGCATACTCGGGGCGGACGGTGCCTCCTCTGTCTTCACCGGGTCAAAGGAGGACGTCGCGGAGGAGATTTGGAACACGATAACTCTCGGCTGA
- the nifJ gene encoding pyruvate:ferredoxin (flavodoxin) oxidoreductase produces the protein MKRNWKSMDGNTAAAHVSYAFTEVAAIYPITPSSNMPEVVDEWAARGRKNIFGKPVMVTELQSEAGAAGAVHGSLSAGSLSTTFTASQGLLLMMPNMYKISGELLPGVFDVTARAVAGHALSIFGDHSDVMACRGTGFAFLASGSVQEVMDLTAVAHLSAIKGSLPFVNFFDGFRTSHEIQKIDELQYEDLAKLVDYEALAKFRARAMNPERPFQKGTAQNPDIFFQAKEAANRFYTVIPDIVEHYMQEIKKLTGREYHPFKYYGDPEAESIIVAMGSVCQAIEETVDYLNARGERTGVIEVHLYRPFSEKFFFNVLPATVRRIAVLDRCKEPGALGEPLFEDVCALFKDMADGPLIVGGRYGLGSKDTTPTHIKSVFDNLKLYQPKDNFTISIVDDVTHTSLPVQEHIAAAPEGTIRCKFWGLGSDGTVGANKNSIMIIGDRTDMYAQGYFAYDSKKSGGITVSHLRFGDKPIKSTYLIDMADFIACHKQEYVNLYDVLSGLKKGGSFLLNTQWTTVEELEKHLPSKMRRALANDEIQFYVLNGTDIAEEIGLGNRINMIMQAAFFKLANVIPIDDAVKYMKEAIEDTYGRYGEKVVKMNFKAVDEGINALKKIDVPAEWANATTEPELLSGLSGEIPCFVKDVCMEINAQRGDSLPVSAFLGKEDGHFPSGTAAYEKRGVAVNVPEWKADKCIQCNQCSMVCPHAAIRPFLLNEQEVSAAPDGFGAVDVKGKEFPGYKYKMQVDVLDCLACGNCADICPTSALEMKPLASQEHEIPNWNYAIENISDKSGETNIFTVKGSQFSQPLMEFSGACAGCGETPYVKLVTQLFGDRMLVANATGCSSIWGGSAPNMPYTVNAKGHGPAWANSLFEDNAEYGYGMKLSINATMQYIEDAMKDLLALDIPEDMKAVFTEWLESKDNGEKSKVAAEKVMSVLDRDIGPEGNKLLCEIACRKDYLVKKSVWIFGGDGWAYDIGFGGLDHVLASGEDINVLVLDTEVYSNTGGQSSKATQTAAIAKFAASGKKVKKKDLGRIAMTYGYVYVAQVGMGADKNQLMRALKEAEAYKGPSLVIAYAPCIAHGISAGMGKTQDQTKKAVEAGYWHLYRYNPELADEGKNPFILDSKEPKADFKEYLMSEVRYASLKKEFPETADELFDKATRDAKERYEIYKQLAEMGKEPVKAEA, from the coding sequence ATGAAGAGAAACTGGAAATCGATGGACGGCAACACCGCAGCAGCGCACGTGTCATATGCGTTCACGGAGGTCGCCGCGATCTACCCGATCACGCCGTCCTCGAACATGCCCGAGGTAGTCGACGAATGGGCGGCCCGCGGCAGGAAGAACATCTTCGGCAAGCCGGTGATGGTCACGGAGCTCCAGTCGGAGGCAGGCGCGGCGGGGGCAGTCCACGGCTCCCTTTCCGCCGGATCGCTCTCGACCACCTTCACAGCGTCCCAGGGGCTGCTCCTGATGATGCCCAACATGTACAAGATCTCCGGCGAGCTTCTGCCGGGCGTCTTCGACGTTACGGCCAGGGCCGTGGCGGGGCACGCCCTCTCCATCTTCGGCGACCACAGCGACGTGATGGCGTGCAGGGGCACGGGCTTCGCCTTTCTCGCCTCCGGCAGCGTGCAGGAAGTCATGGACCTGACGGCGGTCGCGCACCTGTCGGCCATCAAGGGAAGCCTGCCCTTCGTGAACTTCTTCGACGGGTTCAGGACCTCCCACGAGATTCAGAAGATCGACGAGCTTCAGTACGAGGACTTGGCCAAGCTTGTCGACTACGAAGCGCTGGCAAAGTTTAGAGCCCGCGCGATGAACCCGGAGCGCCCCTTCCAGAAGGGCACCGCCCAGAACCCGGACATCTTCTTCCAGGCGAAGGAGGCCGCGAACAGGTTCTACACGGTCATCCCCGACATAGTCGAGCACTACATGCAGGAGATCAAGAAGCTGACCGGCAGGGAGTACCACCCGTTCAAGTACTACGGCGACCCGGAGGCAGAGAGCATCATCGTCGCCATGGGCTCGGTCTGCCAGGCGATCGAGGAGACGGTGGACTATCTGAACGCCCGCGGCGAGAGGACGGGCGTCATCGAGGTGCATTTGTACAGGCCCTTCTCCGAGAAGTTCTTCTTCAACGTGCTTCCTGCGACGGTCAGGAGAATCGCCGTGCTCGACCGCTGCAAGGAGCCCGGCGCTCTCGGCGAGCCCCTGTTCGAAGACGTCTGCGCCCTGTTCAAGGACATGGCGGACGGCCCGCTCATCGTCGGCGGACGCTACGGCCTCGGCTCGAAGGACACCACCCCGACCCATATCAAGTCGGTGTTCGACAACCTGAAGCTCTACCAGCCAAAGGACAACTTCACGATCAGCATTGTCGACGACGTGACCCACACCTCCCTGCCCGTGCAGGAGCACATAGCGGCCGCCCCGGAGGGGACGATCCGCTGCAAGTTCTGGGGCCTGGGCTCGGACGGCACGGTCGGAGCGAACAAGAACTCGATCATGATCATAGGCGACAGGACGGACATGTACGCACAGGGATACTTTGCGTACGACTCGAAGAAGTCCGGCGGAATCACGGTCTCTCACCTTCGCTTCGGCGACAAGCCGATCAAGTCGACCTACCTCATCGACATGGCCGACTTTATCGCCTGCCACAAGCAGGAGTACGTCAACCTCTACGACGTGCTGAGCGGCCTTAAGAAGGGCGGATCCTTCCTCCTTAACACCCAGTGGACGACCGTCGAGGAGCTTGAGAAGCACCTTCCCTCCAAGATGAGAAGGGCGCTGGCCAACGACGAGATACAGTTCTACGTCCTCAACGGGACGGACATAGCGGAGGAGATCGGCCTCGGCAACAGGATAAACATGATCATGCAGGCGGCGTTCTTCAAGCTGGCCAATGTCATCCCCATCGACGACGCGGTCAAGTACATGAAGGAGGCCATAGAGGATACCTACGGACGCTACGGCGAGAAGGTCGTGAAGATGAACTTCAAGGCCGTGGACGAGGGGATCAACGCCCTCAAGAAGATCGACGTGCCTGCGGAGTGGGCGAACGCGACCACGGAACCGGAGCTCCTCTCCGGCCTGTCGGGCGAGATACCCTGCTTCGTAAAGGATGTGTGCATGGAGATCAACGCCCAGCGCGGAGACTCCCTCCCCGTCAGCGCCTTCCTCGGAAAAGAGGATGGGCACTTCCCGTCGGGCACCGCTGCCTACGAGAAGCGCGGAGTCGCGGTCAACGTCCCGGAGTGGAAGGCGGACAAGTGCATCCAGTGCAACCAGTGCTCGATGGTCTGCCCGCACGCCGCTATCCGTCCATTCCTGCTGAACGAGCAGGAGGTGTCGGCCGCCCCCGATGGATTCGGCGCGGTCGATGTCAAGGGGAAGGAGTTCCCCGGTTACAAGTACAAGATGCAGGTGGACGTCCTCGACTGCCTCGCCTGCGGCAACTGCGCGGACATCTGCCCGACGAGCGCGCTGGAGATGAAGCCGCTGGCATCGCAGGAGCACGAGATCCCCAACTGGAACTACGCCATAGAGAACATCTCGGACAAGTCCGGCGAGACGAATATCTTCACCGTCAAGGGAAGCCAGTTCTCTCAGCCTCTGATGGAGTTCTCCGGCGCTTGCGCGGGATGCGGCGAGACGCCGTACGTGAAGCTTGTCACCCAGCTCTTCGGCGACCGGATGCTGGTCGCCAACGCAACCGGCTGCTCCTCCATCTGGGGAGGGTCTGCGCCCAACATGCCGTACACGGTCAACGCCAAGGGGCACGGCCCCGCATGGGCCAACTCGCTGTTCGAGGACAACGCCGAGTACGGTTACGGGATGAAACTCTCCATTAACGCCACGATGCAGTACATAGAGGATGCCATGAAGGATTTGCTGGCCCTCGACATCCCCGAGGATATGAAGGCTGTTTTCACCGAGTGGCTCGAGTCCAAGGATAACGGCGAGAAGTCCAAGGTGGCGGCTGAGAAGGTCATGTCCGTGCTCGACAGGGACATCGGCCCCGAGGGGAATAAACTGCTCTGCGAGATCGCCTGCCGCAAGGACTACCTCGTGAAGAAGTCCGTCTGGATCTTCGGCGGCGACGGATGGGCGTACGACATCGGCTTCGGCGGGCTCGACCACGTGCTCGCCTCCGGGGAGGACATCAACGTCCTCGTGCTGGACACGGAGGTCTACTCGAACACCGGAGGACAGTCGTCCAAGGCGACTCAGACAGCGGCAATCGCGAAGTTCGCCGCGTCCGGAAAGAAGGTCAAGAAGAAGGACCTTGGCCGCATTGCCATGACCTACGGCTACGTCTACGTGGCGCAGGTCGGCATGGGCGCGGACAAGAACCAGCTCATGAGGGCGCTCAAGGAGGCCGAGGCATACAAGGGACCGTCCCTGGTCATCGCGTACGCCCCCTGCATCGCCCACGGTATCAGCGCCGGGATGGGCAAGACCCAGGATCAGACCAAGAAGGCGGTTGAGGCCGGCTACTGGCACCTGTACAGGTACAACCCCGAGCTGGCGGACGAGGGCAAGAACCCGTTCATCCTCGACTCGAAGGAGCCGAAGGCGGACTTCAAGGAGTACCTGATGAGCGAGGTTCGCTACGCCTCCCTGAAGAAGGAGTTCCCGGAGACGGCGGACGAGCTCTTCGATAAGGCCACAAGGGACGCGAAGGAACGGTACGAGATCTACAAGCAGCTCGCCGAGATGGGCAAGGAGCCCGTGAAGGCGGAGGCATAG
- the rsmA gene encoding ribosomal RNA small subunit methyltransferase A, translated as MKNPFQAKKSLGQNFLVDKNILRHIVDRAAISKDDVVLEVGAGQGALTRALASSGCSYLHSVEIDRRLAPFLEDIPAAHPGRVSMIWGDALALDYSSLSPRPSKVVANIPYNITTPLVWRFLEQLSPLGTDYFLLMVQREAAERMVAPPRTKARFPLGITLELMGGTSIIRTVSPRSFRPVPSVLSALIEVVLTGIHADLPNDPLWRSLLRAGFSHRRKKLANNLSVLHPARDWDNLLGQAKIAPNARAEELTCDQWIELWRLAAEIK; from the coding sequence ATGAAGAACCCTTTCCAAGCCAAAAAGAGCCTCGGGCAGAACTTCCTCGTGGACAAGAACATACTGCGCCATATAGTGGACAGGGCGGCTATCTCCAAGGACGACGTCGTGCTGGAAGTCGGTGCCGGGCAGGGAGCGCTGACCCGGGCGCTGGCATCGTCCGGTTGCTCTTATCTTCACTCGGTGGAGATAGATCGAAGGCTGGCGCCCTTTCTTGAGGACATACCCGCCGCTCATCCGGGGAGGGTCTCCATGATATGGGGGGACGCGCTCGCACTTGACTACTCGTCCCTATCCCCTCGTCCCTCGAAGGTCGTGGCAAACATCCCGTACAACATCACCACCCCGCTGGTCTGGAGGTTCCTGGAGCAGCTTTCGCCCTTAGGGACCGACTACTTTCTGCTGATGGTCCAGAGGGAGGCGGCCGAGCGAATGGTCGCTCCGCCGCGTACCAAGGCGAGGTTCCCCCTCGGGATAACGCTGGAGCTGATGGGCGGCACGTCGATCATCAGGACCGTCTCCCCCAGGTCGTTCAGGCCGGTTCCGTCGGTCCTATCGGCGCTGATCGAGGTCGTCCTCACCGGCATTCATGCCGACCTTCCAAACGACCCTCTCTGGAGGTCGCTCCTGCGGGCGGGCTTCTCCCACAGGAGGAAAAAGCTGGCGAACAACCTGTCGGTTCTCCATCCGGCGAGGGACTGGGACAACCTGCTGGGTCAGGCGAAAATAGCCCCGAACGCCCGAGCCGAGGAGTTGACATGCGACCAGTGGATCGAGCTGTGGAGATTGGCCGCCGAGATCAAGTAA
- a CDS encoding HU family DNA-binding protein has translation MTKVELIAEVAKATGLNKKESAAAVAAVFGAIEGALERKEKVQLVGFGTFEVRQRAAREGRNPQDPKKVIKIPAKTVPVFRPGKALKDRVE, from the coding sequence GTGACCAAGGTAGAGCTCATAGCGGAGGTAGCCAAGGCTACGGGATTGAACAAGAAGGAGTCGGCCGCGGCAGTGGCGGCTGTCTTCGGAGCGATTGAGGGTGCCCTTGAGAGGAAGGAAAAGGTGCAGCTCGTGGGTTTCGGTACTTTCGAGGTCCGCCAGCGGGCAGCGCGCGAGGGGCGCAATCCGCAGGACCCGAAGAAAGTTATCAAGATACCTGCGAAGACAGTCCCCGTTTTCCGTCCCGGCAAGGCGCTGAAGGACAGGGTGGAATAA
- a CDS encoding DNA-directed RNA polymerase subunit omega, whose product MKLYDLDSLGEKQGIDNKYVLTVAVAARARALSEQKGRTLEEENEKFISTALEEFYQGRPNCPAEEEKLEAEEDARVEEE is encoded by the coding sequence ATGAAGCTGTACGACTTGGATTCCCTTGGAGAAAAGCAGGGGATAGACAATAAATACGTCCTGACCGTGGCTGTGGCGGCCAGGGCGCGGGCTTTAAGCGAGCAGAAGGGGCGGACTCTCGAGGAGGAGAACGAAAAGTTCATCTCCACAGCCTTGGAGGAGTTCTACCAGGGAAGGCCGAACTGTCCGGCTGAGGAAGAAAAGCTCGAGGCCGAGGAAGATGCCCGGGTGGAAGAGGAATAG
- a CDS encoding DUF370 domain-containing protein gives MAGRLVHIGFGNMIVAERIVGIVHPTSAPIKRLKEEARTEGRLIDATQGRKTRAILITDSNHVILSAIQPETIVNRYEGESEDVRKTEG, from the coding sequence ATGGCCGGACGCCTGGTTCACATAGGATTTGGCAACATGATAGTGGCCGAACGCATAGTGGGCATAGTGCACCCCACGTCCGCCCCGATCAAACGCCTGAAGGAAGAGGCGAGGACGGAGGGCAGGCTGATCGACGCGACCCAGGGAAGAAAGACCAGGGCGATACTTATAACCGACAGCAACCACGTGATTCTCTCGGCTATTCAGCCGGAGACCATCGTCAACAGGTATGAAGGCGAAAGCGAAGATGTCAGGAAAACAGAGGGGTAG
- the gmk gene encoding guanylate kinase, translated as MSGKQRGRLFVLSGPSGAGKGTLRKIMFEGAEGITFSVSCTTRPPREGEREGVDYRFISKEDFLDRLRIGDFLEHAVVHGEYYGTLREDVNRVLESGEDILLEIDVQGALQVRESMPESVLLFVTPPSFEELEKRLRDRGTETEDLLKLRLCNARREMEQLPLYDYVIVNDCVERAARELKGIISTYGNDEKQQGGVGS; from the coding sequence ATGTCAGGAAAACAGAGGGGTAGGCTCTTCGTGCTCTCGGGGCCGAGCGGCGCCGGCAAGGGCACCCTGAGGAAAATCATGTTCGAGGGGGCCGAGGGGATAACCTTCTCGGTCTCTTGTACCACCAGGCCGCCGAGAGAGGGCGAGAGAGAAGGAGTTGACTACCGGTTCATCTCGAAGGAGGACTTCCTTGACAGGCTGAGGATAGGGGACTTTCTGGAGCATGCGGTCGTCCACGGAGAGTACTATGGAACCCTGAGGGAGGACGTGAACCGAGTGCTTGAGTCGGGAGAGGATATCCTGCTCGAAATAGATGTGCAGGGGGCGTTGCAGGTCAGGGAGAGCATGCCGGAGAGTGTGCTCCTGTTTGTGACACCCCCGTCCTTCGAGGAGCTGGAGAAGAGGCTCCGCGACAGGGGAACCGAGACCGAGGATCTTCTCAAGCTGCGCCTCTGCAATGCGAGACGGGAGATGGAACAGCTTCCTCTCTACGACTACGTCATCGTCAATGACTGCGTCGAAAGGGCGGCAAGGGAGCTAAAGGGCATTATTTCTACGTACGGGAATGACGAAAAGCAACAAGGAGGAGTGGGATCATGA
- a CDS encoding prephenate dehydrogenase has product MPYYEVTVPGPWWHGLTYEANSPVEIGSRVVVPLGRGERIGIIRGAGSLNRDDTFALKSVRAVLDEAPLFPEGLAELFEWGGGAFLCGAGELIRIGAPSVLFASAEKLNLAPPSPCDRKAEGGETFQYSCRREDRWLRYVELIKRSGNFIILFPEQGLAREFWDNLPGEVREVALLWPSQGGKRQLAAWMAARNGEVRGVVGGPGALFAPLGRVDAIIVDEESSGSYRSYARPRVNVRTLAGKRARLESANLLLSGRVPSSRAFLHGKPRSTDRPDRSRLRFVDVKEAFDASIRGLSDTLPLTSALLTGTESCLASGRVALWLLDRKGFAGEIACEECGGSVRCGECGASVVREEQRDRTRCPSCGSLAPMPEECPECRGRLLCGKRPGLEAVHSVAKSLANRKQPALLLDELKSAGKRKLKEISDLLSSGGIALGTRAALSLCDLLEIGFVAWLDVDAEARSTAYQARFTAFSMVWESIWRGRGAGERTVLLQSRRPGVGWQRGIALGWDVFWRQELSERRELGLPPFSCLVEIRARGESQKSELLASMGEAGLAPMDPGDPPLVLWVASSSVSAVRRALEPFFSIRRSRGGFPEIIVWTD; this is encoded by the coding sequence ATGCCCTATTATGAGGTGACAGTCCCCGGACCCTGGTGGCATGGCCTGACTTACGAAGCGAACTCTCCCGTGGAGATCGGGTCGAGGGTGGTTGTCCCCTTGGGGCGAGGAGAGCGTATCGGGATCATCAGGGGCGCCGGGAGTCTCAACAGGGACGATACCTTCGCCCTCAAGTCTGTAAGGGCCGTGCTGGACGAAGCTCCGCTCTTCCCGGAGGGCCTTGCGGAGCTGTTTGAATGGGGAGGCGGGGCCTTTCTGTGCGGAGCAGGCGAGCTCATACGAATCGGCGCACCGTCCGTTCTGTTCGCCTCGGCCGAGAAGCTGAACCTTGCGCCGCCATCCCCTTGCGATAGAAAAGCCGAAGGCGGGGAGACCTTTCAATACTCTTGCCGTCGGGAGGATAGATGGCTCAGGTATGTCGAGCTGATCAAGCGCAGCGGTAATTTTATCATCCTCTTTCCGGAGCAGGGACTGGCGAGGGAGTTCTGGGACAACCTTCCGGGCGAGGTAAGAGAGGTGGCTCTTCTTTGGCCGTCACAGGGCGGCAAGAGGCAGTTAGCAGCGTGGATGGCAGCGCGAAACGGCGAGGTGCGCGGCGTCGTCGGCGGCCCCGGTGCCCTGTTCGCCCCTCTTGGGAGGGTGGACGCGATAATCGTCGACGAGGAGAGTAGCGGTTCTTACCGCTCCTACGCGAGGCCGAGGGTAAACGTCAGGACCCTCGCGGGCAAGAGGGCCAGGCTCGAGTCGGCGAACCTGCTTCTCTCCGGTAGAGTGCCGTCGTCTAGGGCCTTTCTGCATGGAAAACCCAGGTCGACAGATAGGCCCGACAGAAGCAGGCTTCGATTCGTCGACGTAAAAGAAGCCTTCGACGCCTCAATTCGAGGTTTAAGCGACACCCTGCCGCTCACGAGCGCGCTCCTCACTGGAACGGAATCGTGCCTTGCCTCGGGAAGGGTCGCCCTCTGGCTTCTAGACAGAAAGGGCTTCGCGGGGGAGATAGCGTGCGAGGAGTGCGGCGGATCGGTGCGCTGCGGGGAGTGCGGTGCCTCGGTAGTCCGGGAGGAGCAGCGCGATCGCACTCGTTGCCCTTCGTGCGGTTCGCTCGCCCCGATGCCGGAAGAGTGCCCGGAGTGCAGAGGACGCCTGCTCTGCGGCAAGCGTCCGGGGCTTGAGGCCGTCCACTCGGTGGCAAAGAGCTTGGCGAACCGGAAACAGCCGGCGCTATTGCTGGACGAGCTGAAGTCGGCGGGAAAGAGGAAACTGAAGGAGATCTCCGACCTCCTCTCTTCCGGCGGGATAGCGCTCGGCACACGGGCGGCCCTCTCCTTGTGCGACCTGTTGGAGATCGGCTTCGTCGCCTGGCTGGACGTCGACGCGGAGGCCAGGAGCACGGCGTACCAGGCCAGGTTCACCGCATTCTCCATGGTATGGGAGTCGATATGGAGGGGCAGGGGTGCAGGGGAGAGGACGGTGCTTCTCCAGAGCAGGAGGCCGGGTGTCGGCTGGCAGAGAGGAATAGCGCTTGGATGGGACGTATTCTGGAGGCAGGAGCTCTCCGAACGGCGGGAACTCGGACTGCCGCCCTTCTCATGCCTGGTGGAGATAAGGGCGAGGGGCGAATCTCAGAAATCCGAGCTGCTTGCCAGCATGGGGGAGGCCGGGCTGGCCCCGATGGACCCCGGCGACCCGCCGCTCGTCCTATGGGTTGCGTCGTCCTCCGTCTCGGCGGTTCGCAGGGCTCTAGAGCCTTTTTTTTCGATAAGACGCTCCAGGGGAGGCTTCCCGGAGATAATCGTCTGGACAGATTGA
- a CDS encoding ribosome biogenesis GTPase Der — translation MPVVSIVGRPNVGKSSLFNRLLGRREAIVDDMPGVTRDRLYGEAEWRDKKFFVVDTGGFLARDENEFVQGMRRQIKVAISESDLVLFVIDGKEGPTWMDEDVADMLRRSGKPVIVVANKIDDGIHEDLVFQAYSLGFGEVIGVSAEHKRYIYDLRDLIVSKLSDIEEPPADEDAIGVAIVGRPNVGKSSLVNYLAKEERALVSDIPGTTRDALDTMVEIDGITFNFIDTAGMRRKSRMDGDIEYYSFVRALQAVDRSDVAILVMDANEPFTDQDKKLASRVIERGKGIVLVLNKWDLLGGDNKLGDSMRKRFKDEMVFLRHAPLLFVSALTGRGMKRLPDAIVRVAENRRRRIGTTPLNRLVRDVLAFDSLPVDRRGRVLRIYYCTQAGTTPPSFVFFVNDSNLVSRSFENHIEKELRGLNEFSGSPIRIFWRNRDEK, via the coding sequence ATGCCTGTTGTTTCTATAGTGGGAAGGCCGAACGTGGGAAAATCGTCGCTCTTCAACCGTCTTCTGGGGCGGCGAGAGGCCATTGTCGACGATATGCCGGGAGTGACGAGGGACAGGCTGTACGGCGAGGCCGAATGGCGGGACAAAAAGTTCTTCGTCGTGGACACGGGCGGCTTTTTGGCCAGGGACGAAAACGAATTTGTGCAGGGTATGAGAAGACAGATCAAGGTCGCAATAAGCGAGAGCGACCTCGTGCTCTTCGTGATCGACGGCAAGGAAGGGCCGACGTGGATGGACGAGGATGTCGCCGACATGCTTCGTCGCTCCGGGAAGCCCGTGATCGTAGTGGCCAATAAAATCGATGACGGGATCCACGAGGACCTGGTCTTCCAGGCTTATTCCCTGGGGTTTGGTGAGGTCATAGGTGTAAGCGCGGAGCATAAGCGCTACATATACGACCTGAGAGATCTCATCGTCTCCAAACTCTCCGACATCGAGGAGCCGCCCGCGGACGAGGATGCGATAGGGGTCGCCATTGTCGGTCGCCCCAACGTCGGGAAGTCAAGCCTGGTAAACTACCTGGCGAAGGAGGAGAGGGCGCTCGTCAGCGACATACCGGGCACCACCCGCGATGCATTGGACACGATGGTCGAGATCGATGGCATCACCTTCAATTTCATCGACACCGCCGGGATGAGGAGAAAAAGCAGGATGGACGGGGACATAGAATACTACTCCTTCGTCAGGGCCCTTCAGGCGGTGGACAGGAGCGACGTGGCCATCCTCGTCATGGACGCGAACGAGCCCTTCACCGACCAGGATAAAAAACTGGCCTCCCGCGTGATCGAGCGGGGCAAGGGAATAGTGCTGGTGCTGAACAAGTGGGACCTCCTCGGAGGCGATAATAAGCTGGGCGATTCCATGAGGAAGCGATTCAAGGACGAGATGGTTTTCCTGCGGCATGCGCCGCTCTTGTTCGTCTCCGCTTTGACGGGCAGGGGGATGAAAAGGCTCCCGGATGCGATCGTACGAGTGGCGGAGAACAGGAGGAGAAGAATAGGCACAACGCCCCTGAACCGCCTTGTAAGGGACGTGCTCGCATTCGACTCCCTTCCCGTGGACCGAAGGGGAAGGGTGCTGAGGATATACTACTGCACCCAGGCTGGGACGACCCCCCCCTCCTTCGTCTTTTTCGTGAACGACTCGAACCTGGTGTCAAGGTCGTTTGAAAACCACATTGAGAAGGAATTAAGGGGCTTGAATGAGTTTTCCGGCTCGCCGATACGCATTTTTTGGCGCAACAGGGATGAAAAATGA